The Planctomycetaceae bacterium genome has a segment encoding these proteins:
- the queG gene encoding tRNA epoxyqueuosine(34) reductase QueG, producing MSLQTPQQLAQTVALLAAEAGFARMGIAPLAPSPHDATFESWLAEGNHADMAWLERHLPLRRTVAAVAPWARSAICLAVSYAPAGPGDSHVARYARGRDYHRVLRQRCRRLMAAIAAIAPDFEGKAFVDACPLSERRLAASAGLGWIGLNGCLIVPGLGSYVVLCEILCNLPLPPGEPLAGHCGRCGACVKACPARAIGEQGRVDCRRCLSYHTVENRGQIATSHRAALGQRVLGCDACQEACPHNRGAGAGDGELATAGAIAAASLEDLLQLTYDDWDRVTRGSAARRASCEMLVRNAIIAAANSGRRELVAHVRAAGRAWPGQAALVKWALEALEIEI from the coding sequence ATGTCCTTACAGACTCCACAGCAGCTCGCCCAGACTGTCGCATTGCTGGCGGCCGAGGCGGGCTTTGCCAGGATGGGCATTGCACCGCTGGCGCCGTCGCCGCACGACGCGACATTCGAGTCCTGGCTGGCGGAGGGCAATCATGCCGACATGGCCTGGCTCGAGCGGCACCTGCCGCTGCGGCGGACCGTCGCCGCGGTCGCGCCCTGGGCCCGCAGCGCGATCTGTCTGGCGGTCTCGTACGCCCCGGCCGGACCGGGCGACTCGCACGTGGCGCGTTATGCTCGCGGGCGGGACTATCACCGCGTGCTGCGGCAGCGGTGCAGGCGATTGATGGCCGCTATTGCGGCTATCGCCCCGGACTTTGAAGGCAAGGCGTTTGTGGACGCCTGCCCGCTGTCGGAGCGCAGGCTGGCGGCGTCGGCGGGGCTGGGCTGGATCGGTCTCAACGGGTGTCTGATCGTTCCGGGACTGGGCAGCTACGTGGTGCTGTGCGAGATTTTGTGCAACCTGCCTCTGCCGCCTGGCGAGCCGCTGGCCGGGCATTGCGGCCGGTGCGGGGCGTGCGTCAAGGCCTGCCCGGCGCGGGCGATAGGGGAGCAGGGGCGTGTCGACTGCCGCCGCTGCCTGAGTTACCACACGGTCGAAAACCGCGGGCAGATCGCAACGTCACATCGGGCCGCCCTGGGTCAGCGCGTCCTTGGGTGCGACGCCTGCCAGGAGGCATGCCCGCACAATCGCGGCGCCGGCGCGGGCGACGGCGAATTGGCGACGGCTGGCGCAATCGCCGCAGCCTCGCTGGAGGACCTGCTGCAACTGACGTATGATGATTGGGACCGCGTCACGCGGGGCAGCGCCGCTCGCAGAGCCTCGTGCGAGATGTTGGTTCGCAACGCGATCATCGCCGCAGCCAACAGCGGGCGGCGGGAGTTGGTTGCACACGTCCGCGCGGCGGGGCGGGCGTGGCCGGGCCAGGCGGCGCTGGTGAAGTGGGCGCTGGAGGCTCTTGAAATCGAGATTTGA